One Cucumis sativus cultivar 9930 chromosome 1, Cucumber_9930_V3, whole genome shotgun sequence DNA segment encodes these proteins:
- the LOC101217023 gene encoding putative F-box protein At1g32420 translates to MEITDWVSGLPSDIGKTIFSKLLVSNLPACRVVCKAWNELILDHASSASKFLTNDFILFTCDVLHPFPCPDNHTNPNMHCLRFDNLDLDLDLDLELEVNKSSSFEAGVVYKLINSCNGLLLIYKLPLCFPGEFLLRVGIFNPMTNEFFQVPHDEIVEYHYGFGFIPATKQYKLFRVNFPLNVRPEEPNSVSHLDVLTFGRSEIIDPKQSQWRRLYSLPGGVENHGAHVNGVIYWLGEGKEQNEYVVYTLDVETEKIQLSAVLEVVNPMWMSIQQFNGTVYAVFHMEEATQVWRMQEKNSWIRDFVIDDCNLTLVKAYENGEMLCMVKPTVFWLYNPSTGSKKVLSLRNEKKIFLGICHLELNFGSLLNILAGDESVDEVLIKRNKAKRSRSKAKRSRSHG, encoded by the coding sequence ATGGAGATTACGGATTGGGTTAGTGGGCTTCCATCCGATATTGGTAAGACAATCTTCTCCAAACTTCTTGTTTCCAATTTACCAGCTTGTAGAGTTGTATGTAAAGCTTGGAATGAGTTGATTTTAGATCATGCTTCCTCAGCTTCTAAATTCCTTACAAATGATTTCATTCTATTTACCTGTGATGTACTCCATCCCTTCCCCTGTCCTGATAATCATACCAATCCCAACATGCATTGTTTACGTTTTgataatttagatttggatttggatttggatttaGAATTGGAAGTGAATAAATCCTCCAGCTTTGAGGCCGGCGTCGTTTACAAACTCATTAATTCTTGCAATGGCCTCCTGCTTATCTACAAACTCCCTCTTTGTTTCCCCGGCGAATTCCTTTTGCGTGTCGGCATATTTAATCCAATGACCAATGAGTTCTTCCAAGTTCCTCATGATGAGATTGTTGAGTACCATTATGGGTTTGGTTTCATCCCTGCCACAAAGCAGTACAAATTATTTAGAGTCAACTTCCCGCTTAATGTACGGCCGGAAGAACCCAATTCTGTTTCTCACTTGGATGTTTTGACGTTTGGTAGAAGTGAAATCATCGACCCTAAACAATCCCAATGGAGACGTCTTTACTCCCTACCTGGTGGCGTCGAGAATCATGGTGCTCATGTGAATGGAGTTATCTATTGGttgggagaaggaaaagaacaaaatgagTATGTGGTGTATACTCTCGACGTTGAAActgaaaaaattcaattaagtgCTGTCTTGGAAGTTGTCAATCCCATGTGGATGTCTATACAACAATTTAATGGTACTGTTTATGCAGTTTTTCATATGGAAGAAGCAACTCAAGTGTGGAGGATGCAGGAGAAAAACTCATGGATTAGAGATTTTGTTATTGATGATTGCAACCTTACTCTCGTGAAAGCCTATGAAAATGGTGAGATGTTGTGTATGGTCAAACCAACCGTTTTTTGGTTGTATAATCCTTCAACCGGGAGTAAGAAGGTTCTATCACTCAGGAATgagaaaaagatatttttaggCATTTGTCACCTAGAATTGAATTTTGGCTCTCTTCTAAACATTTTGGCCGGTGATGAGAGTGTTGATGAAGTTCTAATTAAGAGAAACAAAGCAAAGAGAAGCAGAAGCAAAGCAAAGAGAAGCAGAAGCCATGGATGA
- the LOC105436356 gene encoding LYR motif-containing protein 4, whose product MASPTRSEALSLLRSLIRTARHFSDYNIREYAKRRAVDGFRHNRNLSDPPSISSAYADGKAQLEVAKRQSAVYSLYGPKVKSIMEAHRIN is encoded by the coding sequence ATGGCGTCCCCAACGAGATCGGAGGCCCTTTCGCTTCTTCGCTCTCTGATCCGTACAGCCCGTCACTTCTCCGATTACAACATCAGAGAGTACGCCAAACGACGCGCGGTCGATGGCTTCCGCCATAACCGAAACCTTTCCGATCCTCCATCCATTTCTTCCGCCTATGCCGATGGCAAGGCTCAGCTTGAAGTTGCTAAAAGACAGTCCGCCGTTTACTCCCTCTATGGGCCGAAGGTAAAGAGCATCATGGAGGCTCATCGCATAAACTGA
- the LOC101205328 gene encoding SNAP25 homologous protein SNAP33, with product MSPFRKSPINVGRHGSSQPANSARSSPNPVNSNDNLDKKQKQSSRITSSHQATAAPNPKSALFDDHLEKGTDSSSYSSSSSSYSWSSRNRYKNDFRDSGGIENQTVEELESYAVYKAEETTNSVNNCLKIAEDIREDATKTLVALHQQGEQITRTHVVTADIDNDLSRGEKLLGSLGGIFSKTWKPKKGRQITGPVIFEGDHAVISKGNHLEQREKLGLSRAPNPRSSRAPHPEPTNSLQKVEVEKVKQDDALSDLSNILGELKEMAVDMGSELDKQNKALDHLFDDANEVTIRVDNANQRARHLLRK from the exons ATGTCACCTTTTAGGAAATCCCCTATAAATGTTGGTAGGCACGGCTCAAGCCAACCTGCCAATTCTGCTCGTTCCAGTCCAAACCCAGTTAATTCAAATGATAATTTAGACAAGAAGCAAAAGCAGTCCTCAAGAATCACCTCTTCTCATCAGGCAACTGCAGCACCAAATCCCAAGTCAGCTCTTTTCGACGATCATCTTGAGAAAGGGACTGACTCATCttcatattcttcttcttcaagttcATATTCATGGTCATCAAGAAACAGATACAAGAATGATTTCCGGGACTCAGGTGGGATTGAGAATCAAACAGTGGAGGAGTTGGAGAGTTATGCTGTTTATAAGGCTGAGGAGACAACTAACTCAGTCAACAACTGCCTGAAGATTGCTGAGGATATCAGAGAAGATGCAACCAAAACCTTAGTTGCCTTGCACCAACAGGGCGAGCAAATCACTCGAACCCATGTGGTCACTGCTGATATTGACAACGATCTTAGTCGG GGTGAGAAACTTCTAGGAAGTTTAGGAGGAATATTCTCTAAGACTTGGAAGCCAAAGAAAGGTCGTCAGATAACAGGCCCTGTTATCTTTGAAg GGGATCATGCTGTTATAAGCAAAGGCAACCATTTGGAGCAAAGGGAGAAATTGGGGTTAAGTCGAGCACCAAACCCACGGTCCTCACGTGCCCCACATCCTGAGCCAACAAACTCACTTCAGAAAGTTGAG GTGGAAAAGGTGAAACAAGACGATGCTCTATCAGATTTGAGCAACATATTGGGAGAACTTAAAGAAATGGCTGTTGATATGGGATCTGAACTAGACAA GCAAAATAAAGCTCTGGATCACTTGTTTGATGATGCTAACGAGGTCACAATTCGTGTCGATAATGCTAACCAGCGTGCTCGCCACCTGCTTAGAAAGTAG